A single window of Gossypium arboreum isolate Shixiya-1 chromosome 13, ASM2569848v2, whole genome shotgun sequence DNA harbors:
- the LOC108463787 gene encoding KH domain-containing protein HEN4-like isoform X1, which yields MGSTFFSIPIKRTMPDPTHSANGPSKRSKPPSTTLYIPPGQVAFRLLCHVSRVGGIIGKSGSVIKQLQQATGTKIRIEDAPAECPDRVITIIGPNAVNTKVVLDLGGDGEGGSRVEEIDVSKAQEALVKVFERILEVAAESNGAALGMVSCRLLAEVKQAGGVIGKGGKVVEKIREETGTKIRILTDNLPACASLKEEIVEIEGAVLAVKKALVAVSHRLQDCPSVNKTRAIENRSIEPILTETLHRPIDLLPQENLRRAIEVYPQETSHKHLEVVPQDPFRRPIDVIPQEQFHRHIEAGSHEALPDLHVDHLSQRSSMVPSIPSDSTSYATRIHPLSLKPEKAPPLDTRTFQQEVVFKILCFSDRVGCVIGKGGATIKALQSDTGATVTIGAAITDCDERLVTVTASENPESQYSAAQKAVVLVFVKVFEASIEKGLDSGGGKGSNVTARLVVPSTQVGCLLGKGGAVISEMRKATSTSIRILGKDQVPKCVSENDQVVQISGAYSNVKDAIYRVTGTLRDNHFSTSMRTVGAKSSSSVLTETSPYERFLDNSPLELQASSGVSHSLGWHTSLAMSNTDSFGLSYSLDRPRSPGLWTSEMATGLNPRSIIDSGRGLTSFRGGLELGSGNKSAVVTNTTVEIRVPENVIDSVYGENGRNLARLREISGAKVIVHEPQIGTSDRIVVISGTPDQTQAAQSLLQAFILTGPSR from the exons ATGGGCAGCACCTTCTTCTCTATACCAATAAAGCGAACCATGCCCGACCCGACCCATTCTGCTAACGGACCCTCCAAGCGTTCCAAGCCTCCGTCTACTACTCTCTACATCCCTCCCGGCCAGGTGGCCTTCCGTCTCCTTTGTCACGTGTCGCGTGTGGGGGGCATCATCGGCAAGTCGGGCAGCGTCATCAAGCAACTGCAACAGGCTACGGGTACCAAGATCCGAATCGAGGATGCCCCGGCCGAATGCCCCGACCGGGTTATTACCATCATAGGTCCTAATGCTGTTAATACCAAGGTTGTGCTTGACCTTGGCGGCGACGGTGAGGGTGGTAGTAGAGTTGAGGAAATCGACGTGTCCAAGGCGCAGGAGGCGCTGGTGAAGGTATTCGAGAGGATTCTGGAGGTGGCGGCTGAGAGCAATGGGGCGGCCTTGGGGATGGTTTCTTGTCGGTTGTTGGCAGAGGTTAAGCAAGCTGGGGGTGTGATTGGCAAAGGTGGGAAAGTAGTGGAGAAGATAAGGGAAGAAACTGGGACCAAAATTAGGATTTTGACGGATAATCTACCGGCTTGTGCTAGCCTTAAGGAGGAGATTGTGGAG ATTGAAGGAGCTGTTTTAGCGGTAAAAAAGGCGCTTGTTGCTGTCTCACACCGCCTCCAAGATTGTCCTTCTGTCAATAAAACAAGGGCAATTGAAAACAGAAGCATTGAACCAATTCTAACAGAGACTTTGCACAGACCTATTGACTTACTTCCCCAAGAGAATTTGCGCAGGGCTATTGAGGTATATCCTCAGGAGACTTCGCACAAACACTTAGAAGTGGTTCCTCAGGACCCGTTCCGCAGACCTATTGACGTTATACCTCAGGAACAATTTCATAGACACATTGAGGCTGGTTCACATGAGGCTTTACCTGATTTGCATGTAGACCATCTTTCACAGCGTAGTTCCATGGTACCTAGTATACCCAGTGACTCTACCAGTTATGCCACCAGAATTCATCCTTTGTCTCTGAAGCCCGAGAAGGCTCCTCCTTTGGATACTAGAACATTTCAGCAGGAAGTGGTTTTCAAAATTCTTTGCTTCAGTGATAGGGTTGGTTGTGTTATTGGAAAGGGAGGTGCAACTATTAAGGCCCTTCAAAGTGATACTGGAGCTACTGTTACCATTGGAGCTGCAATCACTGATTGTGATGAACGGTTGGTTACTGTTACTGCATCAGAG AACCCAGAATCACAGTATTCTGCAGCACAAAAGGCTGTTGTCCTTGTTTTTGTAAAAGTTTTTGAGGCTTCTATTGAGAAGGGTCTAGATTCAGGCGGAGGTAAGGGTTCAAATGTCACTGCCCGGCTTGTAGTTCCTTCAACCCAAGTTGGTTGTCTGTTGGGAAAAGGAGGGGCCGTAATATCTGAAATGCGCAAAGCAACTTCCACCAGCATACGGATTTTAGGGAAGGACCAGGTCCCTAAGTGTGTCAGTGAAAATGATCAAGTGGTACAG ATTTCAGGAGCGTATTCGAATGTAAAAGATGCTATATATCGTGTGACTGGTACACTGAGAGATAACCATTTTTCTACCTCTATGAGAACTGTGGGAGCAAAAAGCAGTTCCTCAGTTTTAACTGAGACCAGTCCTTATGAAAGATTTTTGGATAATTCCCCTCTTGAGTTGCAAGCATCAAGTGGAGTTTCTCACAGTCTTGGTTGGCATACTTCTTTGGCAATGAGTAATACAGATTCCTTTGGACTTTCTTATAGCTTAGATCGGCCTCGTTCACCAGGATTGTGGACATCAGAG ATGGCTACTGGACTGAATCCAAGGAGCATCATAGATAGTGGAAGAGGACTGACTTCTTTTCGAGGTGGATTAGAACTTGGCAG TGGAAACAAATCTGCTGTTGTAACGAATACAACTGTAGAGATTAGAGTTCCTGAGAATGTTATTGACTCTGTTTATGGGGAGAATGGTCGCAATCTAGCTCGCCTAAGAGAG ATTTCTGGTGCCAAGGTCATAGTGCATGAACCTCAAATAGGAACAAGTGACAGGATTGTTGTTATATCTGGGACACCTGATCAAACCCAGGCCGCTCAGAGCCTCCTACAAGCATTCATCCTCACTGGTCCATCTCGCTGA
- the LOC108463787 gene encoding KH domain-containing protein HEN4-like isoform X2: protein MGSTFFSIPIKRTMPDPTHSANGPSKRSKPPSTTLYIPPGQVAFRLLCHVSRVGGIIGKSGSVIKQLQQATGTKIRIEDAPAECPDRVITIIGPNAVNTKVVLDLGGDGEGGSRVEEIDVSKAQEALVKVFERILEVAAESNGAALGMVSCRLLAEVKQAGGVIGKGGKVVEKIREETGTKIRILTDNLPACASLKEEIVEIEGAVLAVKKALVAVSHRLQDCPSVNKTRAIENRSIEPILTETLHRPIDLLPQENLRRAIEVYPQETSHKHLEVVPQDPFRRPIDVIPQEQFHRHIEAGSHEALPDLHVDHLSQRSSMVPSIPSDSTSYATRIHPLSLKPEKAPPLDTRTFQQEVVFKILCFSDRVGCVIGKGGATIKALQSDTGATVTIGAAITDCDERLVTVTASENPESQYSAAQKAVVLVFVKVFEASIEKGLDSGGGKGSNVTARLVVPSTQVGCLLGKGGAVISEMRKATSTSIRILGKDQVPKCVSENDQVVQISGAYSNVKDAIYRVTGTLRDNHFSTSMRTVGAKSSSSVLTETSPYERFLDNSPLELQASSGVSHSLGWHTSLAMSNTDSFGLSYSLDRPRSPGLWTSEMATGLNPRSIIDSGRGLTSFRGGLELGSGNKSAVVTNTTVEIRVPENVIDSVYGENGRNLARLRERIWSSTLPVDDVHLEINRTIFGHKYFP, encoded by the exons ATGGGCAGCACCTTCTTCTCTATACCAATAAAGCGAACCATGCCCGACCCGACCCATTCTGCTAACGGACCCTCCAAGCGTTCCAAGCCTCCGTCTACTACTCTCTACATCCCTCCCGGCCAGGTGGCCTTCCGTCTCCTTTGTCACGTGTCGCGTGTGGGGGGCATCATCGGCAAGTCGGGCAGCGTCATCAAGCAACTGCAACAGGCTACGGGTACCAAGATCCGAATCGAGGATGCCCCGGCCGAATGCCCCGACCGGGTTATTACCATCATAGGTCCTAATGCTGTTAATACCAAGGTTGTGCTTGACCTTGGCGGCGACGGTGAGGGTGGTAGTAGAGTTGAGGAAATCGACGTGTCCAAGGCGCAGGAGGCGCTGGTGAAGGTATTCGAGAGGATTCTGGAGGTGGCGGCTGAGAGCAATGGGGCGGCCTTGGGGATGGTTTCTTGTCGGTTGTTGGCAGAGGTTAAGCAAGCTGGGGGTGTGATTGGCAAAGGTGGGAAAGTAGTGGAGAAGATAAGGGAAGAAACTGGGACCAAAATTAGGATTTTGACGGATAATCTACCGGCTTGTGCTAGCCTTAAGGAGGAGATTGTGGAG ATTGAAGGAGCTGTTTTAGCGGTAAAAAAGGCGCTTGTTGCTGTCTCACACCGCCTCCAAGATTGTCCTTCTGTCAATAAAACAAGGGCAATTGAAAACAGAAGCATTGAACCAATTCTAACAGAGACTTTGCACAGACCTATTGACTTACTTCCCCAAGAGAATTTGCGCAGGGCTATTGAGGTATATCCTCAGGAGACTTCGCACAAACACTTAGAAGTGGTTCCTCAGGACCCGTTCCGCAGACCTATTGACGTTATACCTCAGGAACAATTTCATAGACACATTGAGGCTGGTTCACATGAGGCTTTACCTGATTTGCATGTAGACCATCTTTCACAGCGTAGTTCCATGGTACCTAGTATACCCAGTGACTCTACCAGTTATGCCACCAGAATTCATCCTTTGTCTCTGAAGCCCGAGAAGGCTCCTCCTTTGGATACTAGAACATTTCAGCAGGAAGTGGTTTTCAAAATTCTTTGCTTCAGTGATAGGGTTGGTTGTGTTATTGGAAAGGGAGGTGCAACTATTAAGGCCCTTCAAAGTGATACTGGAGCTACTGTTACCATTGGAGCTGCAATCACTGATTGTGATGAACGGTTGGTTACTGTTACTGCATCAGAG AACCCAGAATCACAGTATTCTGCAGCACAAAAGGCTGTTGTCCTTGTTTTTGTAAAAGTTTTTGAGGCTTCTATTGAGAAGGGTCTAGATTCAGGCGGAGGTAAGGGTTCAAATGTCACTGCCCGGCTTGTAGTTCCTTCAACCCAAGTTGGTTGTCTGTTGGGAAAAGGAGGGGCCGTAATATCTGAAATGCGCAAAGCAACTTCCACCAGCATACGGATTTTAGGGAAGGACCAGGTCCCTAAGTGTGTCAGTGAAAATGATCAAGTGGTACAG ATTTCAGGAGCGTATTCGAATGTAAAAGATGCTATATATCGTGTGACTGGTACACTGAGAGATAACCATTTTTCTACCTCTATGAGAACTGTGGGAGCAAAAAGCAGTTCCTCAGTTTTAACTGAGACCAGTCCTTATGAAAGATTTTTGGATAATTCCCCTCTTGAGTTGCAAGCATCAAGTGGAGTTTCTCACAGTCTTGGTTGGCATACTTCTTTGGCAATGAGTAATACAGATTCCTTTGGACTTTCTTATAGCTTAGATCGGCCTCGTTCACCAGGATTGTGGACATCAGAG ATGGCTACTGGACTGAATCCAAGGAGCATCATAGATAGTGGAAGAGGACTGACTTCTTTTCGAGGTGGATTAGAACTTGGCAG TGGAAACAAATCTGCTGTTGTAACGAATACAACTGTAGAGATTAGAGTTCCTGAGAATGTTATTGACTCTGTTTATGGGGAGAATGGTCGCAATCTAGCTCGCCTAAGAGAG AGAATATGGTCTTCTACACTACCCGTCGATGATGTTCACCTGGAGATTAACAGAACAATATTTGGGCATAAATACTTCCCATAA
- the LOC108463789 gene encoding costars family protein At4g33640 isoform X2, whose product MFTHIQVQVSNRYLYPTQVTFGVLFNDDRCANIFEALVGTLRAAKKRKVVAYDGELLLQGVHDNVEIILKATTAAAQSSN is encoded by the exons ATGTTTACTCATATTCAGGTGCAAGTGTCAAACAGATACCTGTATCCGACACAG GTCACATTTGGGGTGCTATTTAATGATGATCGCTGTGCAAACATCTTTGAAGCACTAGTTGGGACACTAAGAGCAGCAAAGAAACGAAAAGTTGTTGCATATGATGGTGAACTACTACTGCAAGGAGTTCATGACAATGTGGAAATCATTCTCAAAGCTACAACAGCAGCAGCTCAGAGTAGCAACTAA
- the LOC108463789 gene encoding costars family protein isoform X1, which yields MNVDEEVERLKEEIQRLGQIQSDGSYKVTFGVLFNDDRCANIFEALVGTLRAAKKRKVVAYDGELLLQGVHDNVEIILKATTAAAQSSN from the exons ATGAATGTAGACGAGGAGGTGGAGAGACTCAAGGAAGAAATTCAAAGACTAGGCCAGATCCAATCAGATGGTTCTTACAAG GTCACATTTGGGGTGCTATTTAATGATGATCGCTGTGCAAACATCTTTGAAGCACTAGTTGGGACACTAAGAGCAGCAAAGAAACGAAAAGTTGTTGCATATGATGGTGAACTACTACTGCAAGGAGTTCATGACAATGTGGAAATCATTCTCAAAGCTACAACAGCAGCAGCTCAGAGTAGCAACTAA